A genomic stretch from Candidatus Baltobacteraceae bacterium includes:
- a CDS encoding glycosyltransferase family 2 protein codes for MPAQAFGERSSRVAARFPTLDAVFADVGNLKEAYPRLVERRMRGDLFYGMLLWEDPRSRLAFDVSPSLLTQFSDLDQRRAAFDALAAGTLVVSGTPVAQLTAFDAATTALAREFAEFASAQLFWSSNERERFAAQFGRRRTCTEILASPERIPDFSAVTPAEPRVVIWAPELPAAATGLLAFAFEEWRGDVFVVCAGGDAPRVRAEYLDAGDPHVGDLLSGAALVVTASLSDPGAALAFAQRNVPQLVASTSGAHEAIRGAVVYEPSQWRSVYAGALRACGRPTELRAQIGQPPPLRISVSDWSKSAPLVSAIIVTYNRQVELEGALAAVAAQTYPNIQTVVVNDGGEPVAGVCARFPHMNIKLLDRKENVKHIRAMNVGIEACDGEYICACADDDRFFPDHVERLTDALERTGALVAHTNCIAHYTKRLPEGSRVDIGFNGSVYIDGLDPTFALVATSINPTSFMMRKKLYEQIGLWDPETGYADYDIQLRMSLVSLFVHVDHFTTSWVLYDDADSFAATMVGERAHSSLRRIFDKYPAAGRPAIEQARRNLEEVVRKRQAGTKYLFLPTFYMPGFRAGEGGDSIVSI; via the coding sequence ATGCCGGCCCAAGCCTTCGGCGAGCGCTCCTCTCGCGTCGCCGCCCGTTTCCCGACCCTGGATGCCGTCTTTGCCGACGTCGGCAACCTAAAAGAGGCCTACCCGCGGCTCGTCGAGCGCCGAATGCGCGGTGACCTATTCTACGGGATGCTGCTGTGGGAGGACCCGCGTTCCCGCCTCGCCTTCGATGTCTCACCCTCGCTGCTAACCCAGTTTTCCGATCTCGATCAGCGGCGTGCGGCGTTCGACGCCCTCGCCGCTGGGACGCTCGTTGTCTCGGGAACCCCGGTTGCGCAACTTACGGCGTTTGATGCCGCGACGACCGCCCTCGCGCGTGAATTCGCGGAATTCGCAAGCGCACAACTTTTCTGGTCGAGCAACGAACGCGAGCGCTTCGCCGCGCAGTTCGGCCGTCGCCGGACGTGCACGGAGATACTTGCGTCGCCCGAACGGATTCCCGATTTCTCGGCCGTCACGCCCGCCGAGCCGCGCGTCGTTATTTGGGCGCCTGAGCTCCCTGCTGCTGCGACGGGGCTGCTCGCGTTCGCGTTCGAGGAGTGGCGAGGCGACGTGTTCGTCGTTTGTGCAGGCGGTGACGCGCCGCGTGTGCGCGCCGAATATTTAGACGCCGGAGATCCGCACGTCGGCGATCTTCTTTCCGGTGCAGCGTTGGTCGTGACGGCGTCGCTCTCGGATCCTGGAGCGGCACTCGCGTTTGCACAACGCAACGTTCCACAGCTCGTCGCTTCGACCAGCGGCGCGCACGAAGCGATCCGAGGCGCGGTCGTTTACGAACCTTCGCAGTGGCGCTCCGTCTATGCCGGTGCTTTGCGCGCGTGCGGACGGCCGACGGAGTTGCGGGCACAGATCGGGCAACCGCCGCCGCTACGGATCAGCGTCAGCGATTGGTCGAAGAGCGCACCGCTCGTTTCGGCGATTATCGTCACGTACAACCGGCAAGTTGAACTCGAGGGTGCGCTTGCGGCCGTCGCGGCGCAGACATATCCGAATATTCAGACCGTCGTCGTAAACGACGGCGGCGAGCCGGTTGCCGGCGTTTGCGCGCGATTTCCGCACATGAACATCAAGCTGCTCGACCGGAAAGAGAACGTCAAGCACATTCGCGCGATGAACGTTGGTATCGAGGCATGCGACGGGGAGTACATATGTGCGTGTGCCGATGACGACCGGTTCTTTCCGGATCACGTCGAGCGTCTGACGGATGCGCTCGAACGTACCGGCGCTCTGGTCGCGCATACGAACTGCATTGCGCACTACACCAAACGCTTACCAGAGGGCAGTCGCGTCGACATCGGATTCAATGGATCCGTGTATATCGACGGGCTCGACCCGACGTTCGCACTCGTTGCGACATCGATCAATCCGACGTCGTTCATGATGCGCAAGAAACTCTATGAACAAATCGGGCTTTGGGATCCCGAAACGGGCTATGCCGATTACGATATTCAGCTGCGGATGTCGCTCGTTAGCCTGTTCGTACACGTGGACCACTTTACGACATCGTGGGTGCTCTACGATGACGCAGACAGCTTTGCCGCGACGATGGTGGGCGAAAGAGCCCACAGCTCGCTCCGTCGCATCTTTGATAAGTACCCGGCTGCCGGACGTCCCGCGATCGAGCAAGCGCGCCGGAACCTCGAGGAAGTGGTGCGCAAGCGGCAGGCCGGGACGAAGTATCTCTTTCTTCCGACCTTCTATATGCCGGGCTTCCGCGCGGGCGAGGGGGGCGATTCGATCGTCTCGATCTGA